A single genomic interval of Lathyrus oleraceus cultivar Zhongwan6 chromosome 7, CAAS_Psat_ZW6_1.0, whole genome shotgun sequence harbors:
- the LOC127107698 gene encoding uncharacterized protein LOC127107698 isoform X2: MMLCGSFFFNLRDRIQPWIRDYDSLQSFAVILLYIQIGCALLGSLGASYNGVSLINLAISLFALVAIESSSQSLGRTYAFLLFCSILLDISWFILFTREIWNISSDDYAKFFIFSVKLTLAMQIVGFIVRLSSSLLWIQIYRLGASCVDTASRAADYDLRSSFLSPATPAIARQRSNSNEILGGSIYDPAYYSSLFEDNQENKSTYGMPDHDIAQNGSTSATGISQKISTERSFQAADEENV, from the exons ATGATGCTTTGTGGTTCATTCTTTTTCAATTTGAGAGATCGTATACAACCATGGATTCGCGATTACGATAGCCTTCAGTCTTTCGCTGTTATCCTCCTTTACATTCAG ATTGGGTGTGCGTTATTGGGATCCTTGGGAGCATCGTACAATGGTGTGTCGCTTATAAATCTTGCAATTTCGTTGTTTGCGTTGGTTGCAATTGAGAGTAGTAGTCAGAGTCTTGGACGTACCTATGCTTTTCTTCTCTTTTGCTCTATATTGCTGGATATTTCTTGGTTCATTCTCTTCACTCGCGAAATTTG GAATATTTCTTCGGACGATTATGCAAAGTTTTTTATATTTTCTGTGAAACTTACTCTGGCTATGCAAATTGTTGGCTTTATAGTGAGGCTATCATCCTCATTGTTATGGATTCAAATTTATAGGCTGGGTGCATCCTGTGTGGACACAGCTTCTCGAGCAGCAGACTATGACTTACGGAGTAGTTTTTTGAGTCCTGCGACACCTGCAATAGCAAGGCAACGCTCAAATTCCAATGAGATACTTGGTGGCTCTATATATGATCCGGCATACTACTCATCCCTGTTTGAAGACAATCAAGAAAACAAATCTACATATGGG ATGCCCGATCATGACATTGCCCAGAATGGGTCAACATCAGCCACTGGAATTTCTCAGAAGATATCCACAGAGAGATCTTTTCAGGCTGCGGAT gaagagaatgTATAA
- the LOC127107696 gene encoding pyruvate kinase, cytosolic isozyme, whose amino-acid sequence MSTVVAETKPKTKIVCTLGPASRSVPMVEKLLRAGMNVARFNFSHGSHEYHQETLDNLRAAMENTGILCAVMLDTKGPEIRTGFLKDGKPIQLKLGQEITISTDYSLKGDENTICMSYKKLAEDVKPGSVILCADGTISFKVLSCDKEQGLVQCRCENSAVLGERKNVNLPGVVVDLPTLTEKDKEDIMVWGVPNKIDMIALSFVRKGSDLVQVRKLLGKHAKTILLMSKVENQEGVANFDDILANSDAFMVARGDLGMEIPIEKIFLAQKVMIYKCNIQGKPVVTATQMLESMIKSPRPTRAEATDVANAVLDGTDCVMLSGETAAGAYPELAVRTMAKICVEAESTLDYGDVFKRIMQHSPVPMSPLESLASSAVRTANSARAALILVLTRGGTTAKLVAKYRPGTPILSVVVPELTTDTFDWSCSDESPARHSLIFRGLIPILSAASARASHAETTEDAIEFALQCAKTKGLCVNGDSVVVLHRVGTASIIKILTVK is encoded by the exons ATGTCGACGGTTGTAGCAGAAACGAAACCCAAAACCAAGATCGTGTGCACGCTTGGACCTGCATCTAGGTCTGTGCCGATGGTTGAGAAGCTTTTGCGAGCAGGTATGAACGTTGCTCGCTTCAACTTCTCCCATGGCTCCCACGAGTATCATCAGGAAACCCTAGATAATCTTAGAGCCGCCATGGAGAACACCGGTATACTCTGCGCCGTCATGCTCGACACTAAG GGGCCTGAGATTCGAACTGGATTTCTCAAGGATGGCAAGCCTATCCAACTGAAACTAGGCCAAGAGATAACTATTTCAACTGACTATAGCTTAAAGGGTGATGAGAATACGATCTGTATGAGTTACAAAAAGTTGGCTGAGGATGTGAAGCCCGGGAGTGTCATACTCTGCGCAGATGGAACCATATCATTTAAAGTTTTATCATGTGACAAAGAACAGGGTTTGGTTCAATGCCGCTGTGAGAATTCTGCTGTTCTAGGAGAGAGAAAGAATGTTAATCTGCCTGGAGTTGTAGTGGATCTCCCAACTTTGACTGAGAAAGACAAGGAAGATATAATGGTCTGGGGAGTTCCCAATAAAATTGACATGATTGCGCTTTCTTTCGTTCGAAAAGGTTCTGATCTGGTCCAAGTTCGGAAGTTGCTAGGAAAACATGCGAAGACCATTCTTCTCATGTCAAAG GTTGAAAACCAAGAAGGGGTTGCAAACTTTGATGATATCCTTGCAAATTCAGATGCATTTATGGTGGCACGTGGTGACCTTGGAATGGAAATTCCAATAGAGAAGATATTTCTCGCACAGAAAGTGATGATTTATAAGTGCAATATCCAAGGAAAGCCGGTTGTTACTGCAACCCAGATGTTGGAATCAATGATCAAATCTCCCAGGCCAACCAGAGCTGAAGCTACTGATGTTGCCAATGCAGTTCTGGATGGAACAGACTGTGTGATGCTTAGTGGTGAGACAGCTGCTGGAGCTTATCCAGAACTTGCTGTTCGAACTATGGCTAAAATATGTGTTGAAGCTGAGAGCACCCTTGACTATGGAGATGTATTTAAAAGGATAATGCAGCACTCACCGGTGCCTATGAGTCCATTAGAGAGTCTAGCTTCTTCTGCTGTTAGAACAGCCAACTCAGCTAGAGCAGCTCTCATATTGGTTTTAACTCGAGGAGGGACTACTGCAAAGTTGGTGGCTAAATACAGGCCAGGCACACCAATTCTTTCTGTTGTCGTTCCTGAGCTTACGACTGATACCTTTGATTGGTCATGCAGTGATGAGTCCCCTGCAAGACATAGCTTGATATTCCGAGGATTGATTCCAATACTAAGTGCAGCCTCTGCTAGAGCTTCTCATGCTGAAACAACAGAAGATGCAATTGAATTTGCCCTTCAATGTGCCAAGACAAAGGGACTCTGCGTTAACGGGGATTCTGTTGTGGTTCTGCATCGTGTGGGAACTGCATCAATCATCAAAATCTTGACCGTGAAATGA
- the LOC127107698 gene encoding uncharacterized protein LOC127107698 isoform X1, translating into MMLCGSFFFNLRDRIQPWIRDYDSLQSFAVILLYIQIGCALLGSLGASYNGVSLINLAISLFALVAIESSSQSLGRTYAFLLFCSILLDISWFILFTREIWNISSDDYAKFFIFSVKLTLAMQIVGFIVRLSSSLLWIQIYRLGASCVDTASRAADYDLRSSFLSPATPAIARQRSNSNEILGGSIYDPAYYSSLFEDNQENKSTYGMPDHDIAQNGSTSATGISQKISTERSFQAADVGRECINPKMELV; encoded by the exons ATGATGCTTTGTGGTTCATTCTTTTTCAATTTGAGAGATCGTATACAACCATGGATTCGCGATTACGATAGCCTTCAGTCTTTCGCTGTTATCCTCCTTTACATTCAG ATTGGGTGTGCGTTATTGGGATCCTTGGGAGCATCGTACAATGGTGTGTCGCTTATAAATCTTGCAATTTCGTTGTTTGCGTTGGTTGCAATTGAGAGTAGTAGTCAGAGTCTTGGACGTACCTATGCTTTTCTTCTCTTTTGCTCTATATTGCTGGATATTTCTTGGTTCATTCTCTTCACTCGCGAAATTTG GAATATTTCTTCGGACGATTATGCAAAGTTTTTTATATTTTCTGTGAAACTTACTCTGGCTATGCAAATTGTTGGCTTTATAGTGAGGCTATCATCCTCATTGTTATGGATTCAAATTTATAGGCTGGGTGCATCCTGTGTGGACACAGCTTCTCGAGCAGCAGACTATGACTTACGGAGTAGTTTTTTGAGTCCTGCGACACCTGCAATAGCAAGGCAACGCTCAAATTCCAATGAGATACTTGGTGGCTCTATATATGATCCGGCATACTACTCATCCCTGTTTGAAGACAATCAAGAAAACAAATCTACATATGGG ATGCCCGATCATGACATTGCCCAGAATGGGTCAACATCAGCCACTGGAATTTCTCAGAAGATATCCACAGAGAGATCTTTTCAGGCTGCGGATGTAG gaagagaatgTATAAATCCCAAGATGGAACTTGTTTAA